From Vitis vinifera cultivar Pinot Noir 40024 chromosome 3, ASM3070453v1, the proteins below share one genomic window:
- the LOC100255469 gene encoding glycoprotein 3-alpha-L-fucosyltransferase A isoform X2: MIWDWMGWNRRVVRSGWRKKMQWYTLGIFGRTPSWFPVLSRSGKLVLWDVSLNIIPMVSLMLHLVYLNQLEQLVSFDQWNQLSTIQRTKSIWHDGGRGYDIIMTTSLSSDVPVGYFSWAEYDIMAPVQPKTESAIAAAFISNCGARNFRLQALEALEKANVKIDSYGGCHRNRDGRVDKVQALKHYKFSLAFENSNEEDYVTEKFFQSLVAGSVPVVIGAPNIQDFAPSPGSILHIKELKDAEPVAKTMKYLAEHPEEYNQSLRWKYEGPSDSFKALVDMAAVHSSCRLCIHLATAIREKEENSPGFQKRPCKCTRGSETVYHLYIRERGRFEMESIFLRSGNLTLEALQSAILKKFKSLNHVPIWKEERPESIRGDNELKVYRIYPVGLTQRQALYTFKFEGDADLRSHVESNPCAKFEVIFV, translated from the exons ATGATTTGGGATTGGATGGGTTGGAATCGGAGAGTTGTGAGGAGTGGTTGGAGAAAGAAGATGCAGTGGTATACTCTAGGGATTTTCGGAAGAACCCCATCTTGGTTTCCGGTGCTGAGCAG GAGTGGAAAACTTGTGCTGTGGGATGTAAGTTTGAATATAATTCCCATGGTAAGCTTGATGCTTCATTTGGTATACCTCAACCAGCTGGAACAGCTAGTGTCATTCGATCAATGGAATCAGCTCAGTACTATTCAGAGAACAAAATCGATCTGGCACGACGGTGG GAGGGGATATGATATTATAATGACAACCAGTCTCTCATCTGATGTTCCTGTTGGGTATTTTTCATGGGCTGAGTATGATATTATGGCACCAGTGCAACCAAAAACTGAAAGTGCCATTGCAGCTGCTTTCATTTCCAATTGTGGTGCTCGTAACTTCCGCTTACAAGCTCTTGAAGCACTTGAAAAAGCAAATGTCAAGATAGATTCCTACGGTGGTTGCCATCGGAACCGTGATGGAAGAG TGGACAAAGTACAAGCACTGAAGCACTACAAATTTAGCCTGGCTTTTGAGAATTCCAATGAGGAGGATTATGTTACTGAAAAATTCTTCCAGTCTCTTGTTGCTG GAAGTGTACCTGTGGTTATTGGCGCTCCGAATATTCAAGACTTTGCCCCTTCTCCTGGTTCTATTTTACATATTAAGGAGCTTAAAGATGCTGAACCGGTTGCAAAGACCATGAAATATCTTGCAGAACACCCTGAGGAATACAACCAATCATTAAG GTGGAAGTATGAGGGCCCATCTGATTCTTTCAAGGCCCTTGTAGATATGGCAGCGGTCCATTCTTCTTGCCGTCTTTGCATTCACCTGGCAACAGCaattagagagaaagaagaaaatagcCCAGGTTTCCAGAAACGCCCTTGCAAGTGCACTAGAGGCTCAGAAACGGTGTATCATTTATACATAAGAGAAAGAGGGAGGTTTGAAATGGAATCCATTTTCTTGAG GTCTGGGAATTTGACTCTGGAGGCCCTGCAATCTGCGATTCTCAAGAAGTTCAAGTCTCTGAATCATGTACCCATTTGGAAAGAAGAAAGACCAGAAAGCATAAGAGGAGATAACGAACTTAAAGTATACAGAATATATCCTGTTGGGTTGACACAGAGGCAAGCTTTGTATACATTCAAATTTGAAGGGGATGCTGATCTTAGAAGTCATGTTGAAAGCAACCCATGTGCGAAGTTTGAAGTCATATTTGTCTAG
- the LOC100255469 gene encoding putative fucosyltransferase-like protein isoform X1, which yields MALLPIQRNVTRAETTQEGSSVLTPTKKKWSNLMPLFVALVVVAEIAFLGRLDIAKNVDVVNSWTDSFYSAPASKELAVGGDDLGLDGLESESCEEWLEKEDAVVYSRDFRKNPILVSGAEQEWKTCAVGCKFEYNSHGKLDASFGIPQPAGTASVIRSMESAQYYSENKIDLARRRGYDIIMTTSLSSDVPVGYFSWAEYDIMAPVQPKTESAIAAAFISNCGARNFRLQALEALEKANVKIDSYGGCHRNRDGRVDKVQALKHYKFSLAFENSNEEDYVTEKFFQSLVAGSVPVVIGAPNIQDFAPSPGSILHIKELKDAEPVAKTMKYLAEHPEEYNQSLRWKYEGPSDSFKALVDMAAVHSSCRLCIHLATAIREKEENSPGFQKRPCKCTRGSETVYHLYIRERGRFEMESIFLRSGNLTLEALQSAILKKFKSLNHVPIWKEERPESIRGDNELKVYRIYPVGLTQRQALYTFKFEGDADLRSHVESNPCAKFEVIFV from the exons ATGGCTTTGTTGCCCATTCAAAGGAATGTCACAAGAGCAGAGACGACTCAAGAGGGTTCATCGGTTTTGACACCGACCAAGAAGAAATGGTCCAATCTGATGCCTCTGTTCGTAGCCCTAGTTGTTGTTGCGGAGATCGCGTTCTTGGGTCGGCTTGACATAGCGAAGAACGTCGATGTAGTGAATTCGTGGACCGACTCGTTCTATTCAGCTCCGGCGTCGAAGGAATTGGCTGTGGGGGGTGATGATTTGGGATTGGATGGGTTGGAATCGGAGAGTTGTGAGGAGTGGTTGGAGAAAGAAGATGCAGTGGTATACTCTAGGGATTTTCGGAAGAACCCCATCTTGGTTTCCGGTGCTGAGCAG GAGTGGAAAACTTGTGCTGTGGGATGTAAGTTTGAATATAATTCCCATGGTAAGCTTGATGCTTCATTTGGTATACCTCAACCAGCTGGAACAGCTAGTGTCATTCGATCAATGGAATCAGCTCAGTACTATTCAGAGAACAAAATCGATCTGGCACGACG GAGGGGATATGATATTATAATGACAACCAGTCTCTCATCTGATGTTCCTGTTGGGTATTTTTCATGGGCTGAGTATGATATTATGGCACCAGTGCAACCAAAAACTGAAAGTGCCATTGCAGCTGCTTTCATTTCCAATTGTGGTGCTCGTAACTTCCGCTTACAAGCTCTTGAAGCACTTGAAAAAGCAAATGTCAAGATAGATTCCTACGGTGGTTGCCATCGGAACCGTGATGGAAGAG TGGACAAAGTACAAGCACTGAAGCACTACAAATTTAGCCTGGCTTTTGAGAATTCCAATGAGGAGGATTATGTTACTGAAAAATTCTTCCAGTCTCTTGTTGCTG GAAGTGTACCTGTGGTTATTGGCGCTCCGAATATTCAAGACTTTGCCCCTTCTCCTGGTTCTATTTTACATATTAAGGAGCTTAAAGATGCTGAACCGGTTGCAAAGACCATGAAATATCTTGCAGAACACCCTGAGGAATACAACCAATCATTAAG GTGGAAGTATGAGGGCCCATCTGATTCTTTCAAGGCCCTTGTAGATATGGCAGCGGTCCATTCTTCTTGCCGTCTTTGCATTCACCTGGCAACAGCaattagagagaaagaagaaaatagcCCAGGTTTCCAGAAACGCCCTTGCAAGTGCACTAGAGGCTCAGAAACGGTGTATCATTTATACATAAGAGAAAGAGGGAGGTTTGAAATGGAATCCATTTTCTTGAG GTCTGGGAATTTGACTCTGGAGGCCCTGCAATCTGCGATTCTCAAGAAGTTCAAGTCTCTGAATCATGTACCCATTTGGAAAGAAGAAAGACCAGAAAGCATAAGAGGAGATAACGAACTTAAAGTATACAGAATATATCCTGTTGGGTTGACACAGAGGCAAGCTTTGTATACATTCAAATTTGAAGGGGATGCTGATCTTAGAAGTCATGTTGAAAGCAACCCATGTGCGAAGTTTGAAGTCATATTTGTCTAG